Sequence from the Vicia villosa cultivar HV-30 ecotype Madison, WI unplaced genomic scaffold, Vvil1.0 ctg.000460F_1_1, whole genome shotgun sequence genome:
aaatgactactctcttccatgatatgATACACAAAGAGAtcgaagtctatgtggacgacatgattgcaaagtcttcATCTGAAGAAGAACACGTGGGGCACTTgttcaagttgttccaacgtcaGAGAAAGTACAAATTTCATCTGAATCCTagcaagtgcacctttggtgtacGCTCTGGAAagctcttaggtttcatcgtcagccaaagaggtattgaagttgatcccgaTAAAGTCAAGGATATTCAAGAAATGCATCCACCAATAAcagagaaacaagttagaggatttcttggacgctTGAATTAGATCTCCATATTTATCTCTCATATGACTGCGACTTGTGGGCCGATCTTTAAACTTCTCCGCAAGGACCAATATTGTAAATGGATGGAAGTTGAACACTctttataagtgagaggacccatacacctatcaccttaagattcAGGGTGAATATGTAGTGTATCTTTCATTTGTGTGttgtaaaaaataacaaaatgataAGTATATCAAAATATTGAACAAGAAGTCTCTAAAATACCATTGAATCATATTTTCTAACTTAATTGAATAAAAGGTTCCcgtttgtgtttttttaattattaaaaactaaACAATGAAATGATaaacaaaaatttataatatgaGAAATGAGTGAGCGATGAGTATTTTGAATAAATTGTTCTTCCTACAAAAATACCTTAACTCCATTTTTCTTGATTAACAGAGTATttttcatagtttcttttgtttatttgattttacttagtgtttagtttttagtttttagtGAAGAAGTTATATAACACATGTGTAGTATTTTACTCATATCTTGAGTTTTATGAGTCCGAATGGAATGAAGTCAGTTGTAAATGAAAGTTAAGATCCATATTGACAACTTTTATTGACATTTATGAACCCAATTTAGAATGAAAATGTTCACATTTTCAAGTTGTAAATGAAAGTTAAGATCCATATTGACAACTTTTATTGACATTTATGAACCCAATTTAGAATGAAAATGTTCACATTTTCAACTTTATGAAGCACTAAGCACGATAATTTGTAGCGCCATAAACCATAAttcgacttttttttttttatttgaaatagggatggcaacgggcgGGTCGGAGACGGTTATAGTCTCCCTCAAACCCAAACTCGAATCTCAAAACAATTTCCATTTCCCGCTCCAACCGAAAcggggatggagaattaaaacccaaaTCCGACCCAAACAGATTCGGATTGgattcgggtatccccgccccgccatcatccatttaataaaatcaatttttttagtagaaatatttattttttccaaaattaaattactttataaataataaaatgaaacaattttaaaaaaatcatatttacatttcaaatattttaaataataaatttaaatcaaaatatcaaaactttgGCTATGTATTTattattctaaattatcaaaaatatataataatatatagaatgaaataaacggggcgggttcggggacgGGTTCGGAGTGGGTACTAGTGTCCACATTACCCGACCCGACCCCATATTTTGTAATCGGGAAAAATCCAATCCCAGTCAAAGCGTGTTTTCCCCGTCAATTTCGGGACGGGTTCGGGTGGATACCCGCGGGTATGGGTTTTGTTGCCATCCCTAATTTGAACAAATTtacataatttgttttctttatcTACGTTCTTAATTCTTTTTATCGTTTAATCACCAGCTAATTGGTTTAAGATTCATGATTTAAAATGGAAGTGGAATCTATGCATTATTGAGATGGAGAATTAGTGACTTTGTAGTCTAGGAATAGATATAAAATGATTGAAGTCGTTTAaatatttctgtttttttttttataagattcATTACTAAACAAGTATTAGGGGTATTCAAACTCGCTTACAAAAATCGAGAAAAACTTGGAAAAAAAAGATTTTCCACCAACTGAAATTTAACCAAAATTTTCTACCGAatttttacaaaaatcataaaatctaTACTTGGGTAAGGAAATATTGCCTACGCTCAACCACTTCCacagttttaattttatattccATTCTAAGTCGGAAAGGATAGGGGAAACTCTGTTAAAAACAATGTCGTTACGATGCCTCCAAATGCACCATGTTATCGTTAACCACATTCCGCTAGCTCTATTCTTGCCAACACCTACTTTTCTACAATCCCTCACCCATGCCAATATACAATCAAAAATCGACTTCAACTAAGAATCTACTTAAAATACCCATTAAATTTCATATTTCAGTTGGCTCTGTTAAAATGGAAACAAAACGTCGATAAAATCCAAATCATCAATAGGAGGTCTTGTAAACTACCCGTTTAAGTCTATCTCCCTTAAAATCAACATATTGTGCAAGAGAAACTATTGGAAAGTAAAAAGAATGATAAAACACACAAtgcaaataaattaatatatatgcaAAAATGAACGAGAATGATCTAAGAGTAAAACATAAGAGTTACGAAAAGTGAATAGAATAAaggttatattaaaaaaaaaatagaaacactCAAAGATTATGTTAAAAACGCGACACTGAGACTTAAGAATTTGCGACCTAAGGAACGTAACCTGGAGAAACCTATCTCGCATGGGCATAGAATTACGAAACATAAATAGTGTGTATTTAATATCTATTTAAAATGTCGGTCGAACACTACTATGTCTTAGACTATTTATAATGGaggtgttgaatttttttttagtaGTTGAATTGGTACAATGGTATGTTGAATCATATGTGAAAGTGATGTGGATTATTTagtgttgaaaacattcaacatgttgaatgagaaattagTGGGGGCCACATAATATTTTTGGcaaattattattggttgttgtgagtgtttatatttttatttcatgataattatttaatgtcatttattttatagtaaataaattttttatttatttttattttcaccaaaattcatcatttttttttctataaatagagacttggttcatttgatttggacacaccaaaaaattccacttttttcataatttttcataatttcaattgataataatattaatatataattaataatattaaaattcatcatttttcataatttcaattgatagtaatattaatatataattaattttaatatataatcataaaacaaaaatataaaagaaaataagaatataaaataaaagtagtagggtagggtgttgaattttattaaacaaaactattgtagtgagtaaaagttgaatgtgtgttgaattattaggtggaagagtaggcatggcaacggggcgggtcggggacggtttttacctcccccaaacccgagtccccaatcaatccccgttacccgccccaaacccaaactgggatggggaattaaaacccaaacccgtccttaacgggttcgggtatccccgccccgccacaatgtatttcgtaaaattaatttttttaataaaaatatttgctttttcaaaaatcaaattacattataaataacaaaataaaacaatctcaaaatttcatacatatatttcaaatatttaaaataataaatacaaatcaaattattaaaacattagccacatatttaataatataaattatgaaatataaattatgaaatataaataataatgtacatattgaaataacggggcgggttcggtgtggatactagtgtccccattttctgacccatccccatgttttctaaccggggaaaacccaaacccaaacccaaacccagtcaaagtgggttttccccgtcaacttcggggcgaGTTCAGGTGGGTACCCgtgggtctgggttttattgccatgtctatGGAAgtgagagaagatgatgtggagtataaaaagtgaaaaagtagggtgttgaatttggaaACCCTTGTAAATAGTCTTAAAGGAGATAACATAATTAACTTATTCCATTTACTAAAATGTTACCCACTAAAAAAGGTTTGAAATCCTCAAAAGTTCTCAAAAATGAAACATTGTGTATTGAGTCAACATATACTAGATTCCTCATCATAGAGGAAGTTGATACCAAACATCTCACCCCTAGAGGATTTATGTTTGGGGCTAATGGATCGATATGACAACCTTATGCAACCCCCTACATGCTTCATGCTTGAGGTTGATGGATCGTCATATTATTTTTAAGGATTTCTTCCTTACCGACATTATGTGTGAGGGTTATGGTCTATCATAAAAACTAAGACAAAGAACCTGGTCCTAAACAGACATAGGCCTTTGCCCCAATTATGAATCCCACAGTTCACTGCCCAAGCTCAAATACACAAACACGTGTTAACTTGAATGTGGTCACTCCCGCACAAGAGAGGAGGAAATCAATCTTGTTGAAATAAAAACAAATCATAGAGAAAAAATGAACACAATAATAAATAAGATATTAGCATGGAAACTCTAAAACCAGCGAAAAAACAATGACCGTTGTCAAATAGCAACCAAAGAATAACACTAAGTGAACATTGTTACAACACATTTAACTTTGGACTCCCTCTACCTTCATAAAACTAAACGATGTGGAATTTCAAAGAACTTAAATTCTTTATATAGTCTTGGACTCCTTCTTCCTTTACAAAATTAAGTGATGTtgaacttcttctattttcaatcaACCCCTACAGGAGACTTATCAATTACAATGAGAGAGCTTATTGGTGTCTCTCACCATATAATTTGCTAATTTAATCATAATATTTCTTCAAACTTAAATCGAGATATTAAACTTAGTGGAAGATAAACTAATATTTATGGTTTTGGATCAAGATATATCACTAAATTTATTTGTCGTTACACTAAATTAAATGTGATTATCCTCTAAGCTTCTTTTATGATCCAAGAATTATTTCAGAATCGATGCTTAACAAACATTTTAAGATCTGCCATTAGAATTAAAAGTAACTTTCAATCAAGAACAATCGTCTAACAATGTCTATCACTTACAAGTGGTCCATTCAACAACTTGATGATAACAAATAAGTGTTGAACAGGAATGAGAGAGAAACAAGAGAGAGTGTGTGAGAGTTCCATCAGGCTTTGGGCTTCTTTGAGTTTTCTATATTTTCTATCAGCTTAATCATGGAAGGAGAATAGCGCGAGGTAACGGGGAAGAGGAACAGATATTTGGAGAGATCTGTTATGGAGAGACCTAAATGGGACATTGTAAGAAAGGGGATAGAGTCAAACAGGAAGGATGttctcaccattttcatcactgACTTCACAGATAAATGGTGTGCTAGAGACCTTTTCATAGAGTTCAAGGAGATGGGAGTGATTCAAGAAATTTTTATACCTCTAAAAAGGGATTGGCGCGGTCAAAGATTTGGGTTCGTTAGATTCGTAAATGTAGCAGATGAGAAGTACTTGGAGACAAAAATGGATAATGTTTGGCTTGATGGCACTAAGCTTAGTGCCAACATTTCAAGGATTAAAAGGAAAGATTTGAGAAACAACAACAATCCTGCTAATCCTAAGAAACAAGAGATGAATATATTACCTAAAAGGGTCAGTTTCTCTGCTAACGCTGACAGAAACACCACAATGGCTACTAAGGTTGGGGGAGGTGAGGGTTCTTCGAAGTCTTTCGCAGACATCATCAAAGGAAATTTTGAGTCGAAACCTGTGGAGGAATATACAGCCAGTCAATCCTTATTCTTCATTTCTAATGAATCAGAGATGTTGAGATTCAACAAAGCAAAGGTTGGAGTAACCAGAAGAGTAGGAGATGCTTACGCAGTGGCAAACAGCTTATTGGAGGAAGGGATCTTTACCATGTCGGCAACAGCTCTAGGTCCAAGCTTATGTCTG
This genomic interval carries:
- the LOC131628537 gene encoding uncharacterized protein LOC131628537 gives rise to the protein MERPKWDIVRKGIESNRKDVLTIFITDFTDKWCARDLFIEFKEMGVIQEIFIPLKRDWRGQRFGFVRFVNVADEKYLETKMDNVWLDGTKLSANISRIKRKDLRNNNNPANPKKQEMNILPKRVSFSANADRNTTMATKVGGGEGSSKSFADIIKGNFESKPVEEYTASQSLFFISNESEMLRFNKAKVGVTRRVGDAYAVANSLLEEGIFTMSATALGPSLCLLEEIAEGELETLILEGKDWLDFWFEEVHRWKKSDVEYARVASVAIYGVPCFSRNKRFLNTLLADYRKMMNP